From Paenibacillus graminis:
AATAGTTATACACCTGAATGTGCGGTCACAAGCTGTTCATTGCTTGAACAGCTTTTTGACATGTTATTTATTGCTCACTAAATATACAATACGAACTTGTCGCCGACGATATGCTGTTCCCCGTAATGAACGATTTCCATGGTGGAGGAAACAACGGTGCCCTGGGAGAGCAGCAGCGGGTAGCCGACCGGGATCTCCAAATACTGGGCCTGTGCAGAGTCGGCAAATATGGTCTGGATCGACTTGCGCTGGCGCATGAAGGAGACATCACGTTTGGCTTTGATGGTGGCATACAGCGAACGGTTGTCCATATTTTCCTGGAGCAAAAAGTTATAGGCTTCTGTAAACACGGCGTAATCCATCATTACCGGAACTTCGTCGGCCAGCATAATGCGGCGGATAGCTACAAGCTCAGAGTTCACAGGAACATTCAGCGCTTCGGCAAGTTTGGAAGTGGCACTGATCTGGCGCTGTTCAACCAATTTGGAAGAAGGTCTAAGGTTGTTAAGCTTGCAAATTTCCGTAAATCCCAATACTGAAGGGCCGAATTTTGCTTGAATCCTGGGCGTGCAGATAAAGGTGCCTTTCCCTTGCTTGCGGTCAAGCAAGCCCTCTTCAATCAATTCACTGATCGCAGTCCGGACTGTGCGCCGGCTGATCGAGTACATTTCGCATAACTCAAATTCAGTGGGAATCTTCTGCCCGGGCTTCATTATGCCGGCTTCTATATCGGATTTGATAATGTCTTTTAACTGCACATAAAGAGGGATAATGCTATCCGGCTGTAAGTGTCTCATTGCAGCTCCTTTTGAGAACGATATTAGAATTCAACTAATTATTATAACGTTGGCGGTTACAGCTGTCAAAAGCTAATCACAGGTAATATATAATACTTTTTTTATAATGTAAACCGTTCGAACTTTAGGAAAAGGGTTGATTTCAGGGAATATCCATAGTAACATATAGATACATTACGTTACATAACGTAACAAATAGGTGTTTCTGGCCTGCCGGAAATATCTACAACAAGAGGAGGAATTTATCAATGAACCAAGAGCATGTGCAACAACTGGAAGCAGCGATTCAGGCCGTAGCCCAAAGAAAGGTAACCAATTTCTATTTTGTAGCCTGCGGCGGCTCGCTCGCAAACGTTACACCAGCGCAATATATTCTGGATCGTGAGATTGAGATTCCCTCAGCCGCTTATTCTTCTAACGAATTTATTCACCGTTCCCCCAAAGCACTTGGACCAAGTTCTGTAGTCATTACCTGCTCTCACTCCGGGAACACCCCTGAAACTGTTGCGGCAACGACATTTGCCCGTGAGAAGGGTGCATTGACGATTTGCCTGACCAATCTGGTGGACTCACCGCTCTGGGAAGCTGCAGAATTCAAACTGCATTACAACTATGCCCCTTATGGCGAGGCGCTCCGCGGGGAAGAGACCAGTATGGCAATCCTGTACCGTCTGGTATTCGGAATTCTCCAGACGTTGTATCCAAATGAGAAATATGCCAATGCGATCAGTTCCATTGAGAACGGCCTGCATGGTGTGTATGAACGGAATAAGGCCTTAACCTTGGAAGCCGCCAAGGCATTCGGACGCAATTACAAGCGGGAAAAGCTGATTTATACTATGGCCAGCGGGATTAACTATTCGGTAGCCTACTCATTCGCCATCTGCCTGCTGCAGGAGATGCAATGGATTCACTCCAGTGCCATCCATGCCGGGGAATACTTCCATGGACCTTTTGAAATTACAGACTTTGATGTTCCATTCATCGTGATTAAAGGGCTGGGAGAGACCCGGCCGCTGGATGACCGTGCTTACGATTTCTGCGTGAAATATTCCGACAAAACCATCCTGATTGACGCGGAAACGTTTGACCTGGAGGGAATCTCCCCGGATGTGCGTCCGTACTTTACGAATCTTGTAGCCGGTGTAGTACTCAGACAGTATGCACAGCATTTATCTGAAGAAACCGGACATGCGCTTTCGGTGCGCCGTTACATGTGGAAGATGGAATATTAAGATATTCCGATAGGTAATATTTATAGTGAAACGGGAGCGGCGATGTTCCCGTTTCCTTTTCCTTTTGGTTGGATTCCCGTTTCGTTGTCCGGAATTTAGCAGATGGATGAGGGATTGAAATGAGCATTTATAATTCAATAGATGATTTCTTGCACCGATTGGAGAGTACGCTTATATCCAATAAAGAGCCGGTCGATGCCAACCGGATTCTTGCCGAGCTGCGGGCCTCCTATGATGAAGTGGGCAGGAACGGGGGCAAGCTGTATCTTAAGTATGCGGATGAGATCAAGGCTGTGCTGGAGTACCCGGAAGAAGTCGTGATCAGTAAGGCCATGTATTCTGAGTTCAAGCAGGGTTTCAGGCAGCTGAAGAAGCTGTGGCAGGCCAAAAGGAATGTGGAAAGCTTCTATATTCATTGCTGCTGCCAGATCCGCCAGCTGCTCATATTTAACAGAATGTCAGAAGAACACTGCCGCAGCTGTCATGGGTCGCTTCTCTATTATTATGAAGAAAACTCCCAAATGGTCATCAAAGAATGCCAGGCCTGCCGAAGAATCTACAGCAGAACAGGCACAGTAATTTGCGCCTCTGAGGGCCTGAAACTAAGCAGGGCAAACAAACAAAACCTGCTAGGGGTGGTCAGCCCCGCCGAATGGATCGGATATTGTGGGGAGTGAAGGGAT
This genomic window contains:
- a CDS encoding GntR family transcriptional regulator produces the protein MRHLQPDSIIPLYVQLKDIIKSDIEAGIMKPGQKIPTEFELCEMYSISRRTVRTAISELIEEGLLDRKQGKGTFICTPRIQAKFGPSVLGFTEICKLNNLRPSSKLVEQRQISATSKLAEALNVPVNSELVAIRRIMLADEVPVMMDYAVFTEAYNFLLQENMDNRSLYATIKAKRDVSFMRQRKSIQTIFADSAQAQYLEIPVGYPLLLSQGTVVSSTMEIVHYGEQHIVGDKFVLYI
- a CDS encoding SIS domain-containing protein, with amino-acid sequence MNQEHVQQLEAAIQAVAQRKVTNFYFVACGGSLANVTPAQYILDREIEIPSAAYSSNEFIHRSPKALGPSSVVITCSHSGNTPETVAATTFAREKGALTICLTNLVDSPLWEAAEFKLHYNYAPYGEALRGEETSMAILYRLVFGILQTLYPNEKYANAISSIENGLHGVYERNKALTLEAAKAFGRNYKREKLIYTMASGINYSVAYSFAICLLQEMQWIHSSAIHAGEYFHGPFEITDFDVPFIVIKGLGETRPLDDRAYDFCVKYSDKTILIDAETFDLEGISPDVRPYFTNLVAGVVLRQYAQHLSEETGHALSVRRYMWKMEY